The Desulfobotulus pelophilus genomic sequence CATGAGAATAGGGCACCCTGCCGGTCTGAGTAAATACAGCGTTCATATCTTCTTTATTCATACATACTTCCTGCTCGTAACGGTCAGGAGAAAGGCGGAGCCCCATGCTCCTCCAGAGACAGAGTTCCTACCCGTGCATTGTACCGCCGGTGGCAAAATCACTGGGCGAAAAATCATCAAAACGGATCCAGATCTTGGAAGGATCCACCTCCATATGCTCAGAAACAATGCGGGTGATTTCTTCGGCAACCTTTTTTTTCTGTTCCTGACTTCGCCCTTCCTTAAGGGCAATGGTGATAATAGGCATTCATTTCTCCTTCTTCATGAAAAACAACAGAGAGCAGACATGACGGACTGCCACGGCAAATGCTACAGCATAGCTACATATCTTTCCACAGCCTCTGCACTGGCCATACCATCCATGGCCGCCGATGCAATACCACCAGCATAACCCGCCCCCTCACCACAGGGGAAGAGACCGTATACCTCCGGATGCATGCGGGTCTGGGGGTCTCTTGGTATACGAACGGGTGAGCTGGTACGGGATTCCACCGCCAGAAGGGTGGCCTCTTCAGTCAGGTATCCCCGGTGACGACGATCCAGAAGGCGAAGACCCTCGGAAAGCCCCTTTGTCACCACAGGCGGCAGCCACTGATGCAGGGGAGCACTGTATATACCCGGGATATAGGATGTCCGGGGAAGATCCGCAGACAGCCGCGCAGCCACAAAGTCAGAAGCCCGCTGGGCAGGAGCTTTCTGGCTGCCGTCTCCTTTTCGGAAAAGAAACTGCTCAACCGCCTGCTGAAAATGGAGTCCGGCAAAGGGATTTCCATCCGGATCATCAAGATCCGTAAGCCGGAGTTCCGTTACCAAACCCGCATTGGCAAAGGGTCCGCTGCGTTCGGCAAAGCTCATGCCATTTAAAACCAGCTCCCCCGGAGCTGTGGATGCGGGAACCACAGATCCTCCCGGACACATGCAAAAAGAAAAAACCCCTCTGCCCGAAGCCTGGCAACTGATTCGGTAGGAAGCGGGCGGCAGGGCAGGGTGGCGGGGCGATGCCCCATAAAAAATCCGGTCTATGCGTTCCTGAGGATGCTCGATGCGCACCCCCATGGCAAAGGGCTTGGCCTCCACAAGAACACCCTTTTCATGGAGAAGGGCATACACATCACGGGCCGAATGGCCCGTGGCAAGGATCAGGGCATCGCCTTCCACCCTTTCCCCGTCTTCCAGCACCGCAGCCCGAAAACGTCCGTCTTTTGCCATAAAATCCTTCATAAAGGCATTGAAATGCACCTCGCCACCTGCGGAGACAATGGCTTCCCGCATGGCTTTTACAATGGCCGGAAGCCGGTTGGAGCCGATGTGGGGATGGGCCTCCGTACGGATGGATGCACTGGCACCAAAGGTGCGGAAGAGATCCAGTACCCTCCGGATATCTCCCCTTTTTGTGGCACGGGTATAAAGCTTGCCATCGGAATAGGTGCCAGCCCCCCCTTCGCCGAAACAATAGTTGGAATGGGGATGCACCTCACCTTTGTACAGGGTCTTAATGTCAAAAAGACGGGAACGCACATCCTTTCCCCGTTCCAGCACAAGGGGCTGGATGCCCCTTTCCAGAAGACGTAAAGCCGCAAAATATCCCGCAGGTCCGGCACCTGCAATGACAACCCTTCTGCCGGAAAGGGCCTTCGGTTCAAAACCCCGGATTTTTTCCAAAGGCGGGGCTTCGTCTTCCCAGCATTCAATCAGAAGAACAAAAAGGGGCTTTCTGCCCCTGGCATCTAAAGACTGTTTACGGATGCGCCAGTCAAAACGCTTTGGATCTCCGGGTGCTGCCCTGGCAAGGATCATGTGGTGGAGCTTTTCTTTGTCTTCCATCTCTTCCGGAGAAACCCGTATGTCAAAACGTTGCATGGTTGCTTCTTTATTGGAGGGTAAATATTATTGCACCGGTTAAGGCCGGAATTTTATGACTTCAAGATTTTTAAGTATTTTATAGTGTTTATCATTGGCGGTAAGAACGGGCAGGCCCTGTGAAATTGCAGTGGCTCCTATCAGGGCATCTGCCAGCGGTATGGAATGGCTGAGATAATGCTGCTCTACAAAAAACATTGCCTGAATGGATATTTCTTCTGAAATATAAATGATTTTTGACTTCCAGTTGTGGAGAGCCTTACGAAGGGCATTGAGTTCGCCTTTATTTCTCATACCCTGAACCAGCTCCATATATGTAACAACGGAAACGAAAAAAATCCCGGCCTCCTCAATGATACGGTATGCCTTTTCATTTCCCTTCATGTACCAGATCAGGACATCGGTATCGACAAGCATTCAAAATCTTTCTTTTCTTAAGCCACGGACATAGGCAGCCACATCCTGAATTGTATCCTTATCTTTCCAGATTCCAAACAGTTCGTTTTCAGCAGGATCTTCTTTTTTTTCACTGTAGGGTATTAGCTTTGCGCAGGGTTTGCTGCGATAGGTTATGATCACTTCCTCACCCCTGCTTATTGTATCCAAAAGCCTTTTTGAGTTAAACCGAAGCTCTTTTGCCGTTGCTTTCATGGTCTGTCCTCCATTGCTTGAAGTTTATATCTTGAAATATAAACTGCTGGACAGGCTGTGTCAATTTTTTCCCGGAGCAGAATGATCTGTTCCCATGTAGCGCTGCCAGATATGTCGAACCCCTTCCCTGAGTTTTTCAAACCGGAATTCCGGTACACGGGAAGGCTGATTCTGAAGATTTTTCCGGTGCACGGCCACCCGGAAAAGCAGATAGGCGCTGCGTAGAAAGGTGGCCTCTTCCGGCCGCATGACCCCGGTTTCCGAAAGGGTTTCCAGAATGCGGATGTTGTCCGTCCAGCGGGTGATGGCCGGAGTATCGTGGGCATGGGCCAGAACCATATACTGAACCAGAAACTCGATGTCCATGATACCGCCGGGGTCCTGCTTGAGATCAAAAATACCCGGCTCCGGTCTGGCATGGGCGCTGCGCAGTTTTTCCCGCATATTCACAATTTCTGTCCGAAGGGGCCCACTCTCCCTTTTCAGGCAGAGCACTTCACGGCGGACGGCTTCAAAACGTTCCGCCATGCGGTGGTTGCCACAGACAGGCCGGGCACGGACAAGGGCCTGATGCTCCCAGGTCCAGGCCTGACGGCGCTGATAATCTGCAAAGGCGGCAACGGGCACCACAAGAATCCCCGTATTGCCGTCGGGCCTCAGTCGCAGGTCAGTTTCGTACAGGGTACCTGCACGGGTATGGGCCTTGAGGCAGTGAATCACCCTCTGACCGAGGCGGGTGAAAAACTGGGATGAAAGCAGGGGCTTTTCTCCGCCTTCGGTCATGCCTTCCGTATCTTCATGGAGAAAAACCAGATCCAGATCCGAACCATAGCCCAGCTCAAGCCCTCCGAGCTTGCCATAGGCAATAACAGCAAAACCCCAGCCTTCCATGGGTTTTTCATGAATATCCAGCGGCCTCCCATGGCGCTGGACCAGATTCCTGTGAGAAAAATCCACAATTTCATTCACCACACACTCGGCAATTTCCGTAAGACGGTCACTAACCTTCATCAGGGGGAATTCCCCTGTCACGTCAGCCGCCGCCACCCGCAGAAGACCGGACTGTTTGAACACACACAGGTTTTCCAGTCGGGTTTCCAGATCCTCCGGATCCAGTTCTTCCATACGACGACGGAGATCTTCCACAAGCTCCCCCCGCACTGGCGGACGGTAAAGGGTGCGGGGATCCAGAAGTTCATCCAGCAACACGGGGTGGCGGGAAAGAAAATCCATAATCCACGGGCTGGCATTGGCCAGACGTACCAGATGATCCAGGGCGGAAGGATATTCCAGAAAAAGAGCCAGATAGGTGCTACGGCGCTGAATGGCCTTCAACAGGTCGAGAATACGACCAAGGGCCTGTGCCGGGTTCTCGCCTCTGGCACAGGACTCCAGCAGAAAAGGCATCAGAGTATCCAGCCGACGTTTGCCCTGACTGCTCATGGCCTGGGCCTGAAGGCTGTCACGAAAATACCCGAGCATGCGAATGGCGGCAGATGGATCTCTGTAGCCGACCTGAGCAAGAAGACCTTCTGCCCTGTCCGTATCCATGTGTGGCTGGGTCCACAGGGCTACCATGGGTCGCACGGATTCCCTGCTTTCATCATCAACGGTCAGCAGCTTCCGGAAGTGGGCATGCACCCGCTGACGGTGACCCTCCAGATCAGCCATAAAAAGACCCCAGTTTTCAAAACCCATGGCGGCCGCCAGGGCTTTTTGGGGCACGTCTTCCTTTGGCAGGAGGTGGGTCTGGCGGTCTTCCCAAGCCTGAATGCGGTGCTCCGTATGGCGGAGAAAAACATAGGCATTCGTAAGATTTTCCCTTGTTTCCGGAGGAATAAAGCGAAAACGAACAAGGGTTTTCAGAATTTTCAGAATTTCCCGCTGCTGAAGACCCGGCACCACCCCCCCCCGGAGCAGCTGAAAGGCCTGACCGAAGAATTCCACTTCCCGAATACCGCCGGAACCGGTTTTGATATTATTTTCCATCCCTTTTTTACGGATTTCCAGCATGATGGACTGTTTCATTTCACGCAGACTGTCAAACACACCAAAATCCAGATACCTCCTGAAAACAAAGGGTTTCAGGCTTTCCATCAGCTCCCTGGCGTCATCTTCATTACCGGAAACGGGACGGCATTTGATAAGGGCATAACGTTCCCATTCCCGACCCTGGGTCTGATAGTAAAACTCCATGGCATCAAAATGCATGACCATGGGACCGTTTTCGCCAAAGGGCCTCAGCCGTAAGTCCACACGGAAAAGGGGCCCTCCGGTGTTCCCGCTGAAAACCGCTGTCAGCTTACGGGCAAGGCGGGTAAAGAAGGTCTCGTTGGTTATGATGTCCGGACCACGGGTCTCTCCCGGTTCGGGGTAAGCATAGATCAGGTCGATGTCCGAAGAAAAATTCAGCTCACCGGCCCCCAGCTTTCCCATGGCCAGAACCACAAGTCGCTGACATTTTCCGGACTCCTCTCCCACGGGTTCTCCATAAAGGGACGCCATTTTTGCATGAAGATAGCTGGCAGCTCCGTCCACCACGGCTTCGGCCAGTTCGGAAAGGGAGGCCATGGTTTCCCCCAGGGAAGCTCTGCCGGAAAGGTCCCTGAAGCAGATTCCCATCATGGAAAGATGGCGGATTTTTCGCAGGCACAGAGACAGAAGACTTTCGGAATCCACGGTCTGAAGTGCCGCAAAAACCCTTTCTCTGGCCGGTCCGGGGAAAGCCGTCAGCCCACCCCCATCCATAAGCTCCCCAAGGGTGTCCGGATCCCGGAGCAGACCCCTTGCAAAAAAATCACTCATGGCAGCCACCCGGCGCAGATCATCCCCAAGCCCATCGGGAAGGGAGCCGGAAGCTGCATCCAGCAAGGCAAGGGTATCCGGATGGCGTTGTGCCAGAAGGTCCAGAAGCTCCACGGATATCAGAGGAACTGGGGTTTGCATTTCTTCTGTCATACAGATTCTTTCTCGGCTTCCGTCATGCGGCAGGATGCCGTATGTTGTTGTTTTCCGCCTTGATAACAGGTCTTTTTTTCAGCGACAACCCCATGTTTTTTCAAATTTTTAAAACATGTTTCGCATATTTCCGGAGAAGAAATACGGTGGTCTGCCTTTTCCTCGCCTGATGCACCTGAATTCAAGGCTCATTTTTTGATGATAGTGCCTTCAGAAATGGATGCCGGAAGGGATTCCAGTTTCATGGTTTCAAATTGAATGAAATCAAAAGGATGGATCATATCGTTCCCTTTCAGTAATGCACGGCCAGCCAGATGGTTTCCACATCGGAAGCCGTCCATTCCACCCTGTGCTCGGATCGGGCGGGAATAATCAGATAGTCCCCCGGCTCCAGAATAACGACGGATTCAGGATCTTTGAACCGTATCCCGGCCCGGCCCTGCACCACAAGAACAAACTCATTTTTTTCCTGATCGTACCAGAAGCCCTCAGGTGAGGCATGACCCTTTGACAGAATACGCTCAATCACAAGTCCCTGATGCCGGACAAGGGGCTCTATAATTTCTTTTTCCATAGGGGAGGGCAGATTGGCGAACAGGGACTCTTTCATGGTATTTCCTTTCTTCTTCAAGGCTTTGAGATGGAAAAACCTGTATAAAAAAACATACCACCTTACACATTTCAAAAAAATATGACGCTTTTTTGCAAACATGGTAGAAAAAAGACATTCTGTTCAGCCCGCACACAACATTACACATTTGCAACATTACAATACCTGCAGACGAGCCCGGCCCGGAGATGCCCCCTTTTTACCCTGCAAGCAAGGGGAAACCGACTTTTTCCCCTTCCACCGGCAGAAATACCCATTCCGCCCCATTCCCTCAAGGGCCGCCCCTGCCTTACAGCATAACAGCTTTTTCCCATACACATAAAAGAACAACCCGGCTCCACAGGGCTGCGCCGGAGCCCCAACAAATTACATTTTTGTATCACACATCACAAAAACATCTTTTATGGCAAATAATTCGTCCTTGAAAAAGGGATAGCCAACGCAAGACCCGAACAAAACAAAAACCATAAATACCATTCTTTATTAATAAAAAAGCAATACAAAGAAAAAACATATCAAACATGGCATGATTGATGCAAAAACCCCAAAGAGCAGGGAACTCTTCACTACGTCCCCAAGCCTTTTTCTGAAGGAGACAGATATATGTGCCGTTTATTTGCCGTAACCAGCGACACGCCCCTTTCCCCCATGAAGGCTCTGGAAGCACTGGATGCCATGAGGGAAGGCCATGACGGTTCCGGAGTGGGACTGTTTATGCGGGATCTGGGCGGCCCCTTTGCCACCATCAAGGGTGCTCCCATCCTCTCCGGGATTTTCACGGACGCAGGACTTAAAAAACTCGATGCCCTTATGATGGACATTGGGTTCATGACCAAATACCGCATGGGAATCCGCCTGCCGGACACCCCGCCCGAAGGAACACCATCCCGGGACATCTACCTGATCCGTGCCTACGACTATCCCAGAGCCTGGGAAAATCTGGCGGAAGAAGAAAAGCTGCGCCGCCTCCTCAAAGTCAGGCTGCAGCTCCGCGAAATGGGCGAGACCGATGGAGATATGATTGTGTTCTCCTTCTGGCCGGATGTGGTCATGATCAAGGAAATCGGTGATCCCCTGACCGTGGGCCGCTATCTGGATCTCGACCGCCATGGCATAACCGCCCGGGTCATCATGGCCCAGGGACGTCAGAACACCAATTATGCCATCAACCTCTATGCCTGCCACCCCTTTTTTCTGGAAGGTTTTGCCACCATGACCAACGGGGAGAACACCGCCTTCATTCCCGTAAAGGAATTTCTGGAATCCCGGGGTTTTGACGGCTACATCGGCTTTCAGTCGGACTCCGAGGTCTTTGTTCACATCCTTCATTATATGAGCCGCTTTCTGGACCTGCCCCTGGATGCCTACAAGCACATCATTACCCCCCTCAATGATGCAACCATGGATATCCATCCCAATTCCAGAATGCTGCGACTGCTCAAACAGAGCTGCCGAAGACTGATCATTGACGGACCCAACTGCATCATCGGCAATCTTCCGGACGGCACTCTCTTCATGGCTCAGGACAGCAAAAAACTCCGGCCCGGAATTGTGGGTGGCAAGCCCGGCATATGGGCCTTTTCATCGGAAGTCTGCGGCCTGGACACCGTGATCCCGGACAGGGATAAAAGCAAAGATGTTCAACCCATGCACCTCGATATGGCCATGGTGGGCCCGGATCGCAAGGAGGTTAGAGTATGTCGGCAAACGGACAGATTATCCCGTCAAGCTTAAGCATCAGTGATTTGCCCTGGCAGATCCGCTGGGATCAGGACAAATGTACCCTCTGCGGCAGCTGCACCGCCGTATGTCCGGTGAACGCCATAGAACTGGGAGTATTCCGCAAACGGGAAATCAAAGCAGGCACAGGGTTTGCGGAAAAACCATCCTCCTCCCAGACTGTCCGCTACGGCATCCGCCAGCGTACCAGCCCGGCCTATGCCTGCGTGGGCTGTGCCATGTGTTCTTTAGTCTGTCCCAATGATGCCATTGCTCCCGCCCGCAATGATGGCAGCGACAGGCTTCGCTACCACATCAATCAGGGAGGCCAGCCCAGAAGCAGGGGCGGGCGGCGGAACGATTCTTCGGGCCTTCTGGATCAGATTAAATTCATCCGTATTTCCATGCTCACGGATCCGGCACTGGACGCAGGACGCCACACCTTTGACGTGAATACCCTTCTGGGCCGGGTGCTGGAACCCAGAGATGCCCTGAAGCACCAGCGAGAACACGGATGGATGCCCCCCGTTCGGGAAATCTATCCTCTGGTCATCGGCGGCATGAGCTTCGGCGCCCTTTCGCCTACCATGTGGGAAGGCCTTCAGATGGGAGTGGCCTACCTCAATGAGGAAATGGGCATGCCCGTGCGGATCTGTACGGGAGAGGGCGGATGCCCGCCAAGACTTCTGCGCTCCCGTTTCCTCAAATATGTGATTCTCCAGATTGCCTCCGGCTATTTCGGCTGGGATGAGATCATCCACGCCATTCCCGAAATGAAGGAAGACCCCTGCGCCATAGAAATCAAATATGGTCAGGGAGCCAAGCCCGGAGATGGCGGACTTCTCATGTGGCATAAGGTCAATAAACTGATTGCCGCCATCCGCGGTGTACCGGAAAGGGTCAGCCTGCCAAGCCCTCCCACCCATCAGACCCAGTATTCCATAGAAGAATCCGTGGCCAAGATGATCCAGAGCATGAGCATGGCCTGGGGATTCCGGGTTCCGGTCTATCCCAAGATATCCGCCACATCCACAAGCCTTGCGGTGCTCAACAACCTCACCCGAAACCCCTATGCCGCAGGACTTGCCATTGACGGTGAAGACGGAGGAACCGGGGCCGCCTACAATGTGTCCATGAATCACATGGGGCATCCCATCGCTTCCAACCTGCGGGACTGCTACGTAAACCTTGTGAAGGTAGGCAAGCAGAATGAAATTCCCCTTTTTGCAGGGGGCGGTGTAGGCAAAAACGGCAACCTCGCAGCCAATGCGGCCGCCCTCATCATGATGGGCGCTTCCGGAGTGCAGACAGGTAAATACATCATGCAGGCCGCAGCAGGCTGCCTCGGCTCCGAGCAGGACCGCTGCAACATCTGCAACATCGGGCTCTGCCCCAAGGGCATCGCCTCCCAGGATCCAAGAATCTACCGCAGACTGGATGCGGAAAAGGTAGCCGAACGGGTGGTGGACCTCTATCTGGCCTTTGACATGGAGCTGAGAAAGATTCTTGCCCCTCTTGGCCGTTCCACCTCCCTGCCCATCGGCATGTCCGATGCCCTGGGAATCAACGATTACCATACCGCCGAACGCCTCGGCATCCGCTATGTGGTGTAGGAGGAAAGCATGCAGAACACGACAACGTTTATTATAGAAGGCAGGGATAGTGACGGTATCCGCCTGGAGTCCCGCCTTCTGGAAGAACATATTCAGGAGGCCGTCCATGCGGGCTTCCGCAGGCTGGAAATCCGGGCGGCGGGTCAGCACGGCATCGGCGGCAGACTCTGGCAGACAGAAGAACCCGTACGTATACGCATCGAAGGTACAGCGGGCCAGCGCCTGGGGAGCTTCGGCTATCCCAACACAGAAATAGAAGTCATGGGTTCCGCCTCCGAAGACACGGGCTGGCTCAATGCCGGAGCCACCATACTCGTCCATGGCAATGCCGGTAACGGAACCTGCAACGGCATGGCCCAGGGCAAGGTCTGGGTAGCCGGATCCGTGGGCTCCCGCAGCATGACCATGACCAAACGCAACCCCCGTTTTGAACCACCCGAACTCTGGGTTCTTGGTTCCGCCGGAGATTTTTTCGGAGAATTCATGGCAGGCGGAAAAGCGGTTATCTGCGGATGGCAGCCTCAGAATCCTGCCAATATTCTGGGGCACCGGCCCATGGTGGGCATGGTGGGCGGTCAGGTCTTTTTCCGGGGCCCCATGAACGGATTCAGTCAGCCCGATGCCCGCATGGTTCCCATTGAAGAAGAAGACTGGGTCTGGCTGAAAAAGGGGCTTTCGGATTTTCTTATAAAAATTCAAAAACCCGAACTCTACGACATCCTCAGCGTACGGGAAGACTGGCAGTGCCTCGCAGCCCGCTCTCCCATGGAAAAACGGGAGGTGGAGCGCCGCTCCATGGCGGATTTCCGCAAAGGCATCTGGGACAAAGAGCTGGGCAAGGGCGGACTCATCGGTGATCTGACGGATCTGGACATGAGCCCCATCCCCCTGATTACCAGAGGAAGACTGCGGCGCTTTGTACCCGTATGGGAGAACCGGAAATACAAAGCCCCCTGTGAAGGCACCTGTCCCACGGGCATTCCCGTTCAGCAGCGCTGGCAGCTGATCCGGGAAGGCCGCATGGACGAAGCCGTGGATATGGCCTTGAGCTACACGCCCTTTCCCGCAACGGTCTGCGGTTATCTCTGTCCCAACCCCTGCATGGAAGCCTGCACCCGAAGCAGTGCCTTTATGGCCCCTGTGGATATAAAACCCCTGGGAAAAGCTTCCGTTACCGCATCCATGCCGATATTTCCCCCCGCCGATGGCAGAAAAGTAGCCGTTGTCGGTGGCGGGCCTGCGGGTATTTCCGTGGCCTGGCAGCTCCGATCCAAAGGGCATGATGTGGTAATTCTGGACCGGAGCGAGGTGCTGGGCGGAAAAATGCGCTCTGTGATTCCCGAATCCCGCATTCCACAGGAAGTACTGAAAAAAGAACTGGAAAGGGTTGCGGAAATCATACCCCACATCCACCTCAAACAGTCCCTTACCCGAAAGGATGTGGAGCGGCTGAAAAGCGACCACGACCACATCATTATAGCCACCGGCGCATCCGCACCCAGACGCCTTAGGATAGAAGGCGGAGAGCGGCAGATCACTTCCCTTGATTTTCTGGAACAGGCCAAAGCCAACACCCTAAAACCCGGAAAAAATGTGGTGATTATCGGTGCGGGCAACGTGGGCTGCGATGTGGCAACGGAAGCAAAACGTCTGGGCGCAGAGAACATCACCCTCATAGACATACAAAAACCAGCTGCCTTTGGTGTGGAAAAGGAAGATGCGGAAAAAGCCGGTGCCGTCTTCCGCTGGCCCTGTTTCACCAAAGCCCTCACGAAAGAAGGCGTGCTGCTTGAAAACGGTGAGCTGATTCCGGCGGACACCATTGTAACATCCATAGGCGACATGGCAGTGCTGGATTTTCTGCCGGAAAGTGTGGTGGTGGAAAAGGGACGCATCCGGGTCAATGAATACGGACAGACCACGGACGCTCAAATCTTTGCCATCGGCGACATGGTGGGGCAGGGCCTCATCACCGATGCCATCGGTGCGGGACGCAGAACAGCCCAGGCCATCGACGACATGGCCAAAGGCAGGCTTCCGGAAATGGATGCAAGGGAAATACTGAAACTGGAAAGGGTGCATCTGGAATATTTTGATCCCCGCATTCCTCCGAAGGAAGATCTGGGTGGCTGCGGTTCCCAGTGTGCCTCCTGCGGCAACTGCCGTGATTGCGGTATCTGTGTGGAGCTCTGTCCCGGAGGAGCCATTTCCAGAAAAGACCTTGGAAAAAACAGCTTTTCCTATGAAGTGGACGCAGATCGCTGCATGGCCTGCGGATTCTGCGCCGGTGCCTGCCCCTGCGGCATCTGGGATCTGCATCCGGCCGAACCCATCGGATAGTTACAGGGGCAGCCTTTACGGGTGCCCGCGGACAGCCACATGCAGACACCGGACAGGGGCAGGGATACATTGCGACTACCTTGTTTTTTCTCTACGGCTCTTTACACAAAACAAAAACAGTGCTAACTGAATAAGGTTTTTCATTATGGCATCAATCACTCTGCCTGTATTTTTATTTTGTGAAAAATGGCGCATTTTTCCTTCGGGGATTACTGCGCCGTTTCCATGCAAGGGGGTTCAATGAAAGCAATTCTGGCCCTGGAAGACGGCCGCATTTTTCCCTGCACAAGCTTTACCGGAGCAGGAGAAGCAGGCGGCGAAGTGGTGTTCAACACCAGCATGACCGGCTATCAGGAAGTTCTCACCGATCCTTCTTACAGGGGGCAGATGGTCACCATGACCTGTCCCCTCATGGGCAACTACGGCGTCAACCCGGAAGATGTGGAATCCGACCGCATTCAGGTGGCGGCCTTCATTGTCAGGGAATATCAGGATTTTTACAGTAACCACAGGGCCACATCATCCCTTGCGGCCTATCTGAAATCCCAGGATGTGATGGGCATTGAAGGTCTGGACACCCGTGCCCTTACCCGACACCTCCGGGAAAAAGGTGCCATGCGTGCCGTCATTTCCACCCTGGAAACGGATACGGTAAAACTTGTGGAAAAGGCAAAAGCCCTGCCATCCATGACTGGCCGGGATCTGGCAAGGGAGGTTTCCACAGAAATACCCTACTTCTGGCGGGACGGACGGCGCATTTCCCTGGGGCCTTCGGCAGAACTCAATGAAAACATATGGAAGAAAAACAAAAACCATACGGTGGCAGCCTTTGACTTCGGAATAAAATACAATATTCTCCGTTCTCTGGAAACGGCAGGCTTTGAGGTGCTGGTTCTTCCCGCCACCACATCCGCCTCCACGGTCAAGGCCCTGAATCCAGACGGTATTTTCCTTTCCAACGGCCCCGGAGACCCCGAACCCGTAAGCTATGCCGTACAAACCATCGGCGAGCTGATCGGCTTTAAGCCCATCTTTGGTATCTGCCTTGGTAATCAGCTATTAGGCCTTGCCATGGGTGCCAAAACCTTCAAACTGCCCTTCGGGCACAGGGGCGGCAATCAGGCCGTACGCAACGAGGTCACAAAACGCGTGGAAATCACCAGCCAGAATCATGGTTTTGCCGTAGACATCAGCACACTGGACTCCGCCCTTGTCACCGTTACCCACGTGAATCTCAATGATGGCACACTGGAAGGCTTCCGGCACAACACCCTTCCCATATTCACGGTGCAGTACCATCCGGAAGCCTCCCCCGGCCCCCATGACGCCCATTATCTGTTTAATGATTTTTCTGAAATGGTGGCGGAGCAAAAGAATAAAAAAACAAAAGGGGTCTGACCCCTTTTTTGTACGGAGAAGACACTTCCATGCCAAAACGGACGGATATCCATAAAATCATGATTATCGGCGCAGGCCCCATCATCATCAGCCAGGCCTGC encodes the following:
- a CDS encoding tautomerase family protein, with amino-acid sequence MPIITIALKEGRSQEQKKKVAEEITRIVSEHMEVDPSKIWIRFDDFSPSDFATGGTMHG
- a CDS encoding NAD(P)/FAD-dependent oxidoreductase, which produces MQRFDIRVSPEEMEDKEKLHHMILARAAPGDPKRFDWRIRKQSLDARGRKPLFVLLIECWEDEAPPLEKIRGFEPKALSGRRVVIAGAGPAGYFAALRLLERGIQPLVLERGKDVRSRLFDIKTLYKGEVHPHSNYCFGEGGAGTYSDGKLYTRATKRGDIRRVLDLFRTFGASASIRTEAHPHIGSNRLPAIVKAMREAIVSAGGEVHFNAFMKDFMAKDGRFRAAVLEDGERVEGDALILATGHSARDVYALLHEKGVLVEAKPFAMGVRIEHPQERIDRIFYGASPRHPALPPASYRISCQASGRGVFSFCMCPGGSVVPASTAPGELVLNGMSFAERSGPFANAGLVTELRLTDLDDPDGNPFAGLHFQQAVEQFLFRKGDGSQKAPAQRASDFVAARLSADLPRTSYIPGIYSAPLHQWLPPVVTKGLSEGLRLLDRRHRGYLTEEATLLAVESRTSSPVRIPRDPQTRMHPEVYGLFPCGEGAGYAGGIASAAMDGMASAEAVERYVAML
- a CDS encoding type II toxin-antitoxin system VapC family toxin, with amino-acid sequence MLVDTDVLIWYMKGNEKAYRIIEEAGIFFVSVVTYMELVQGMRNKGELNALRKALHNWKSKIIYISEEISIQAMFFVEQHYLSHSIPLADALIGATAISQGLPVLTANDKHYKILKNLEVIKFRP
- a CDS encoding type II toxin-antitoxin system Phd/YefM family antitoxin, with the protein product MKATAKELRFNSKRLLDTISRGEEVIITYRSKPCAKLIPYSEKKEDPAENELFGIWKDKDTIQDVAAYVRGLRKERF
- the glnE gene encoding bifunctional [glutamate--ammonia ligase]-adenylyl-L-tyrosine phosphorylase/[glutamate--ammonia-ligase] adenylyltransferase gives rise to the protein MTEEMQTPVPLISVELLDLLAQRHPDTLALLDAASGSLPDGLGDDLRRVAAMSDFFARGLLRDPDTLGELMDGGGLTAFPGPARERVFAALQTVDSESLLSLCLRKIRHLSMMGICFRDLSGRASLGETMASLSELAEAVVDGAASYLHAKMASLYGEPVGEESGKCQRLVVLAMGKLGAGELNFSSDIDLIYAYPEPGETRGPDIITNETFFTRLARKLTAVFSGNTGGPLFRVDLRLRPFGENGPMVMHFDAMEFYYQTQGREWERYALIKCRPVSGNEDDARELMESLKPFVFRRYLDFGVFDSLREMKQSIMLEIRKKGMENNIKTGSGGIREVEFFGQAFQLLRGGVVPGLQQREILKILKTLVRFRFIPPETRENLTNAYVFLRHTEHRIQAWEDRQTHLLPKEDVPQKALAAAMGFENWGLFMADLEGHRQRVHAHFRKLLTVDDESRESVRPMVALWTQPHMDTDRAEGLLAQVGYRDPSAAIRMLGYFRDSLQAQAMSSQGKRRLDTLMPFLLESCARGENPAQALGRILDLLKAIQRRSTYLALFLEYPSALDHLVRLANASPWIMDFLSRHPVLLDELLDPRTLYRPPVRGELVEDLRRRMEELDPEDLETRLENLCVFKQSGLLRVAAADVTGEFPLMKVSDRLTEIAECVVNEIVDFSHRNLVQRHGRPLDIHEKPMEGWGFAVIAYGKLGGLELGYGSDLDLVFLHEDTEGMTEGGEKPLLSSQFFTRLGQRVIHCLKAHTRAGTLYETDLRLRPDGNTGILVVPVAAFADYQRRQAWTWEHQALVRARPVCGNHRMAERFEAVRREVLCLKRESGPLRTEIVNMREKLRSAHARPEPGIFDLKQDPGGIMDIEFLVQYMVLAHAHDTPAITRWTDNIRILETLSETGVMRPEEATFLRSAYLLFRVAVHRKNLQNQPSRVPEFRFEKLREGVRHIWQRYMGTDHSAPGKN
- a CDS encoding cupin domain-containing protein, which gives rise to MKESLFANLPSPMEKEIIEPLVRHQGLVIERILSKGHASPEGFWYDQEKNEFVLVVQGRAGIRFKDPESVVILEPGDYLIIPARSEHRVEWTASDVETIWLAVHY
- a CDS encoding glutamate synthase → MCRLFAVTSDTPLSPMKALEALDAMREGHDGSGVGLFMRDLGGPFATIKGAPILSGIFTDAGLKKLDALMMDIGFMTKYRMGIRLPDTPPEGTPSRDIYLIRAYDYPRAWENLAEEEKLRRLLKVRLQLREMGETDGDMIVFSFWPDVVMIKEIGDPLTVGRYLDLDRHGITARVIMAQGRQNTNYAINLYACHPFFLEGFATMTNGENTAFIPVKEFLESRGFDGYIGFQSDSEVFVHILHYMSRFLDLPLDAYKHIITPLNDATMDIHPNSRMLRLLKQSCRRLIIDGPNCIIGNLPDGTLFMAQDSKKLRPGIVGGKPGIWAFSSEVCGLDTVIPDRDKSKDVQPMHLDMAMVGPDRKEVRVCRQTDRLSRQA